GCTGTAGGCCACGTACACTTCGTCGCGCTCGAAATCGTAGCGAATCACGCGCGGGTCATAACGCAAAGTCGACTGCGGCCGCAGTTGCGCGTAACAGGGGGTGACCCAAGCCAACGACAATGCCAGCGCCGTGGCAGCGCAGAACGCTGCCCGGATAGGACCCAAAAGCATGCCGCTTCTCCCTCGTCGCGCGTTCCGCGGCGAGAAGAGACACAAGCCGCCTGGCGGCCCGATCGCTTCCTTGCGGGACGGCGAAAGAACTGTTCCGGTGTGCAAGACGCTCGCGACAACCAACGCACGTCAAACGTGCGGCGCTCTCCCGTGTCGCGGAGCAGGCCAGACCTTACCAGAGCGCACAAGCTTTCGCTACGAAATGGCGAAATGTTTTACTTGCCGATTCGGGCCGCGCTGGAGCAATCTGTGCAGGCGGCTTAGAATCGAGTTTTCGCGGTCAACGCTCCCTACCTTTGGCGGGAACCATCGCTGGACATGTCCTTGGACCAATATCAAAACCCTCTCAACGAGCGTTATGCCTCGTCGGCGATGAGCGCCCTTTGGAGCCCGCGCCGTAAGTTCACCACCTGGCGCCGCTGCTGGGTGGCGCTGGCCGAAGCCGAGGCCGAGCTGGGGTTGCCGATCAGCGCCGCGCAGCTCGAGCAGTTGCGGAGGCACGTCGACACGGTCGACTTCGACGCGGCCGAGCGCTACGAGCGGAAATTGCGTCACGACGTGATGGCGCACGTGCACGCCTATGGCGACGACTGTCCCGAGGCCCGCGGCGTGATTCACTGGGGCGCGACGAGCTGCTACGTCACCGACAACACCGATCTGATCCTGATCCGCGAATCGCTCGGCCTGGTGCGGCGGCGCCTCGTCCAGGTCATCGACCGTCTGGCGCAGTTTGCCGCGGAGCAGCGCGGGCTCGCTTGCCTAGGCTTCACGCACTTTCAGCCGGCCCAGCCCACGACCGTCGGTAAACGGGCCTGCTTGTGGGCGTATGACCTGGTGCAAGACCTCGTGGAAGTCGAACACCGGCTGGAGCAGCTACGGCTGCGGGGCGTGAAGGGCACGACAGGCACACAGGCCAGCTTTCTGGAGCTGTTCGGCGGCGATCACGCCAAAGTCCGCGAGCTCGAACGCCGTGTCGCCGCGAAGCTCGGTTTTGCCGACGCGTACCCCGTCACTGGCCAGACCTACTCGCGCAAGGTCGATACGCAGATCATCAACACGCTATCCGGCATCGCCCAAAGCGCGCACAAGGCTGCGACCGATTTGCGCTTGCTGCAGGGCCGCAAGGAGCTCGAGGAACCGTTCGAAAAGCACCAGATCGGCTCGTCGGCCATGGCTTACAAGCGCAACCCGATGCGCGCCGAGCGGATCTGTGCGTTGGCGCGGTTCGTGATGAGCCTCGATGCGAGCGCCGCGGCCACGGCTGCCACGCAATGGCTGGAACGCACCCTCGACGACAGCGCCAACCGGCGGCTGACGTTGCCGCAGGCCTTTCTGGGGATCGACGCGTTGCTGTTGCTGTATGCCAATGTGTCGGACGATTTGGTCGTGTACCCACGCGTGATCGCCCGAAACCTGGCGGCCGAGTTGCCCTTCATGGCCACGGAGAACGTGCTCATGGCGGCGGTTGCGCGGGGCGGCGACCGCCAGGATCTGCACGAGCGAATCCGCCAGCACAGCCTCGAAGCAGGCCGGGTGGTTAAGGAGCACGGCGGCGAAAACGATTTGATCGCGCGGCTGCAGGGCGATGCCGCCTTCGCCGGCATCGACTGGAATCAAGCGCTCGACCCGGCGCGCTTTGTCGGCCGCGCGCCGCAGCAGGTCGATGAGTTTATCGCCGAGGAAATCGCGCCGATCCGGAAGCGCTATGCCGACGATTTGGCCGCCGGCGAAGATGCGGAAATCCGCGTCTGAAGCGTGGTGCGCGATTCGACCCGGTGTCAAATCCGGTCCAACCGCCGCGATGGCCGTGCGGGCCGGCTGCAGTCGGCACAGATGCCGCTGATGATCAAGCGATGCCCGAGCACGCGGAAGTTATGCTCGCGAGCCACGGCGTCGCGGAGCGGCTTGATCTCGTCGCTGGAAAACTCGATCAACTTGTCGCACTTTTGGCAGTGCAGGTGATCGTGCTGCGGATAGCCGTAGTCGTGCTCGTAGACGGCGCGGCCGCCGAGGGTCATTTTCCGCAACAGGCCCGCCTCGACCAACTGGGTCAGCGTGCGGTAGACGGTCGGGCGGCTGACCCGATGTCCGGGCACGTTGCGGTTCAGCAATTCGAGGAGGTTGTCGGCGTCGAAGTGCTCGTGATTGCGAAACACCTCTTCGACGATCGTGCGCCGCTCTTGCGTCACGCGCTTACCACGGCTTTGCAGGAACTCCTGAAACCGCTCCAGCGGCGTCAGCGAGACGTGCACCTCGCCGAGCGAAAAGCGGCCGGGCTCCGCGTGCGGGGTTTCGATTACTTGAGTCATGCCGAAGCTCGGCGCCCAGCCGGGACGCACGTCAGTACCAGGTCTACACGGCCCCGCGAGCGAGCCCTTCCCTGCGTATCTATCGTAAGGCAATGCGCAGGCGAAACAAGACGCTTTGGAGTCGGGGCCAGGCCCGTGCGACCTGGTTTCGCCCCGGTTATGAGGAGTTGCACGCCGCGGCGAGGCGCAACCACCGCCGCGGCGCCGCATCCCGGTCTCGCGGCCGGCCGACCATGAGATCAGGCAATCTCGTCGAGCAACCGCGAGACGGCGACGTCGAGCTTGTGATCGTTGGCATAGGTGCCGTTAGCGATCTGCGCCTTGATGGCCGCGACGCGATCGGCGCGGATATCGGGCAGGTCGCGCACGGCATCGACCAACCGGCCGACGTCCGAGAGTTGTAATTCGTCGCTCGGCGAGCTCGAAACCGAGGGCGCAGCGGGAGCCGTGTTTCGCAACGCGTGCGGAGCACTGACCGACTGCGGGCCGTGAACGTGCGATGGGCCGTAGATCTGCATTTCTTCCTCCCCAGGGCCGGGCTCGCGTGACAAGGAATCCATCGACAACGGTTCCTCGATGACGAGCTTTGGGCCGAGTGCTTGGTGGTGACCGGAACGAACGCCGGGTGGACGGGTCGTGATCGTCGTTCGCGCGAGCACCTTGGCGGCTTGTCTCAACGGCTGGCCCGACAGGGCACTGGAGATGTTCGCCGTTGAAACCTCTTCGCCGCAGGCACGCCTCGCCACGAGGGCTGACGACCGTTAGGCCTGACACACGACTTGCCGGCGCCGCGCTCCCTGTCAATCGCAGATCGACCTTGCGGGCACGGAAAGGATCGCACCCGTTTCATCGACCAGGGACGCAACGCGGCTGAAAAAAACCTCCTCGATCGTAGCTTTATGGGTTGCAGGGAACGAACCGCGATGACGTGGCGCGACGACGTTGTCCCGTGTCGGCGCGCGTGGACAAATTGCGACGCCACGACGGGGAAAACCGGCCGATTCGCGCGAAGCGCGCCGGGCGATTCAGGCGGTTGCGTCGAGCCAACACGTGCGACCGCCACCGACTCCTTTCTTCGCGTTGGCGCGATGGACAATTCGCGCGACGCGATCGACTCCTGGCCTGTTGCGCGGGGTCGTGCCGGCCGTGGCCGGTTACGATCCGCGGAGGCGCTGTAACTGTCATACGTGGCCCAGCCGCGACCGGTTCGCGGCAAGGTGGCCCTACGGCCCGCGCCACCCGCCTCGGGGGCCGTCGGGGCCGGGCGGATTGTAGGCCTGCCCCTGGAAAACCAACAAGGGCAGGCAGTCGGACCCGGGGGCCCGGCGGCTTGGGGAACCCTGAGAATTGGCCAGGCTTGCTGGCAGGCCTGGCGCGGTCTGCTGCCATTGCCACCGCCGGCTGCGAAACTTTGCGGCCTGGCGGCGGTTTAGAATGTGTGGCGTGTCTCGAGATCAGGCCTGTTACCCTCCTGCGAGGAGCCCGCAATGGCGTTCATCCGCACCCTTTCTGCCATGATCGTGCTGGCCTGGCTGGGGGCCCCTGCCCTGGCCGATGAGCCGGGCGACGGCGCGCCACCCCAGAATCCACCGGCGCAGCCGGGCGAGGATCCGGCCGCGCTGTTCGCCGAAATGGACACCAATCAAGACGGTTTCGTTTCGCGCGACGAGATTCCCGAGGCCAAGCGGCGGTTGTTTCGCCGCCTGATGACGCAAGGCGACAAGGACGGCGACGAACGCTTGAGTAAGGACGAATTTGTCGCCGGGCTCGAATCGAACCGGCCCGATCGCCCCTTGCCCGACGCCCAGGCCATGCGCGAGCGGCGCCGCCAGGCCGGTGGGCCCCCGGGTGAAGGACAACCGGGGCGCCCCGATCCCGGTCAGCTATTCACATTGGCCGACGCCAACGGCGACGGAGTCGTGACCGAAGACGAACTGCCCGAAGAGCGTCGTGGAATGTTTGCCATGTTGGTGCAGCGCGGCGACCGCGACGGCGACGGCGCGATGAGCCGCGACGAGTTCCTGACGGCGATGCGCGAACTGCGGCCCGGTGGCCCGCCGTCGGGCGACGGTCCGCCGGGACGTCCGGATGGCCCTTCGGGCGATCCCTTGGGCCGCCGGTTGATGGAGGCCCTCGATAGCGACGGCGACCACGCGCTGTCATCGTCGGAGCTTGCCGCCGCCGGCGAAGCGCTGAAGAAGCTCGATCTGGATGGCGATGGAGCAGTCAGCGAACAGGAGCTGCACGGACCGCCAGGCAGACCCGGCCGCCCGGGCGCGGGCGACGGTCCCCCGGGGATCGAGCAGCTCGTGGCGCGGATCATGCAAACCGATAGCGATGGCGACGGCCTGATCTCGGAGAGCGAGTGCCCGCCGCGGCTGCAGCAGGCCTTTGGCCGGCTCGACGCCAACGGCGACGGAGGACTTGACGAAACCGAACTGAAGAACGGTGCCCAGGCGATTGCCCGCTTCATGCAAAAGAAGGGCAAGGACGCCAAGCCGCCGGTCAAGAAGAAAAAGAAGCCGGCCGGCGACACGTCAAATTGAGGTGAAAACGACCGGCCGACCGCGGTCCACTTGCCTGCCCTGCGCGCGAGTGGGCCGTCGGAATTGAATCCCGAAAAACGAGCATCTTGCTCCTACCGCCGACGCTCTTGGCGTGGCGGATTTCCCCGTCCGCGCGGCGCCACAACCCACACCGCCGCGCGGCGGTTTTTTTTTGCGCATCGGACGGCGCTGCTGCCGCTTCCGGCAACCGGCCGCCGTTCGGGTTGCGCGAACCTGAACATCTTTACCGTGTCGAACGTATCAGTCACGTAGAGGGAGTGTGGAGCAGCGATCGGATCGGCAGCCGGGCACGGCCCCAACGCGGGCCCGGGGAGTGGCCGCTCAACGGATCGGGCTCGCCTTCTGCAGAGACGCAGGCCACCACGGAACACGTAAGAGGGGGCCGGACCCATGACGTCCGATCGCAACCGACTGAACTCGCCCACCGATCAAGCCGGTGCGGATGAGCCCGTCTTGCTCGATCAAGAGCATCCCTTTGCCGAGTTCGCCCGCTGGCTCGAGGCACAACTCGTGGCGCTCGAGCTGCGGTACGCCGATCAAATGACTGCCCGCTCGGTTGCCCGGGCCGCTCGTAGCGATCGGCATAGCCGCTTCAAATCACGGTAACGCACGAGGATTGCGTTCGTCCGCTCAGCGCAACAACCAGTCGGCAATGGCGTCGACTCCTGCCCCGGCGGCGAGCTGATCTGCGCTGCCGGCAGCCTCAAACGCGGCCCGGACCTCGGGCAAGTCACGGCCCTGCGGTTCACCGCCGATCCAAAGCTCGTGCGGCGCCGCCAGCGACAAAAGTCCCGGCAGATCGCCGTACTTGACTGCCCCGGGCAGAAACTGGGGTTGATCGATCGACGTCAGCGCGGCAAATCGAAAGCCTTCCGTATCGATCGCCGCGCGGCGAATCTGATCGCCAGAGATGGCCCGGGCCAGCGCCGCATAGGGCGCGGCACCTGCGACGGCCACCAGGTCGATCGTCGCCTCGGGATGCACCTGCCGCGCGCTAGCCACGAGGGTCAAGATGTCGTGCGCGCGTTGGACCACCAACGGGTCGTTATAGCCGAACGTATAGCCGGCGAATCCAGGCTGTCCATTCTTCTGCCGATCCACCAGCCGCGCGACGGCGAGCGGTTGGCCGTCGGCCGAGAACTCGCCTTGGCCGATCAGGTCGACGCCGACCACCGCGCTTCCGCCCGCGATCAGCCGGGTGACCGCCGGCAGCGGTTTGCCGTCGTCGGCAAACAGGCCGGCCTTGCCACGCTCGCTCAGCCAGAACACGAAGCGCTCGCGGTTCCAGTCCTTGGCTGCCAGGGCGATCACCGGTAGCGCGGCACCGTTGCGCTGGTTACGCACCAGGAAGCGATGCAGGTCTGCTCCTTCGTAAGCGTCGGTGCCGAGCGGTTCCAGGTGCACGTCGGAGGGCGCCGGCAGCGGCCCAACGATCGCATGATAGGCCCCGCCCACGACATCTCGGTACCGGGCCAGCGACTCGGCGTCGCGTGGAATCGATTGCCGAAGCTGCTTGTCCGCGGCCTCGGCCATCTGCCGCACGAGCATCCGCTCGAAGGCCGCACCCGCGGGAGGCTTCGGATGCGCTTCATCCCAGACGTGCATTTCGGGGATCGACAGCGGCTGAAAATCCTCCTCGACGATCGGGTCTTCAAACCCCAGGTTCAAATGCTTGTTGAACCAGGAATACATCACCGCCCGGCTGACATAGTTGTAATTGTGCGGGAAGTGCAGCAGCGGTTTCGCCATCACCCGGTCGGGCACACCGAGCACCGCGTACAGCTTTTGCAACTCGGGCAGTCCCTTGGTGGCGATCTCCTTGGTCCAGTCGTCGGCCGCGACCATGCCCAAGGGGCGCGGCGCCGTCAGCGCGGCGATCTCGACGTTGCCGGTACGCACGCGCAGGTAGTCGGCGTTTTCGCAGGTGCAGCCGCCTTGCATGGCGGTTGAGACCATCACCGCCGGAAAGGCCGCTGTGGGGCGATCGTCGATCGCGCAGAGCATAAAGGTTTGCGTGCCGCCGCCGCTGGCGCCCGTCACGCCGATCCGCGTGGCGTCAACGTCCTCGAGCGACGTGAGAAAATCGAGCGCACGCAGCGAATCGTAAGTCTGCAGGCCCATGATCGATTGCAAGCGCAATTCGGCCTGCGGGCTGAAAAAGCCCCAATCGGTGGCCGAGTTCATGCTTTCGCGCGGGCCGGCGCGATGATCGAGTTGCGTGCTGTCGGCATAGCCGATCATGTCGTAATGAAAGACGACACAACCCATCCGCGCCAGCTGCACGCAACGGGCCTGCAACGGATACCGGCCGGCCAATTCGAACCGTTCGGCGCCGTTGACCAGGTCCTGGCGGATTTGCTTTTCGCCGGCGTCGTAAAAGCGCCCATTGGCCCAGTGTCCATGCGGGCACAACACGCCGGGGCGCCGCCCGGTCTTGTGCTTGGGCCGATAGAGATTGCCTGTCACGAAGAAGCCGGGGAGGCTTTCGAAGAAGACCTTTTCAACGGTGTATTCGGGGCGGTCGACGCGCCCGTGAATCGTGGCCCGCAGCGGCGTCGGCTCGGGCAGCGGCCACAACCCTTGCGAGACGAGCAACTGCCGGCGGAGCTCGACGGCGCGTTTCGACCAGGCCTCGGCCGATTCGGGCGGCGCGAAGGGGAAATAGCCGTTGAGCGTCACGAGCGGCTGCAAGCGCCGATCATCGGGCACCTGGCCCTCGGGCAGCACCCGCGGCGGCGCGGCCAGGCACGCCGGCACCAGCGACCCATATGCCAGCATAAGCAGCGCGCAACGAACAACTCGAGCGAACGCGGATCGTGACATGGAAACCTCGGGGAGCAGCATGGCCGCCGTGTGCGGGTCAACGCGGTGCCGAATTGGATGCGGGCAGATTGCGGCACAGTTTAGTCGGCAGCCCGCCGGTTCGCGAGTTAGGCCATTGCCGATTTAAGAAACCTCGCCACCAGCGACGGGGCCGAT
The sequence above is a segment of the Pirellulales bacterium genome. Coding sequences within it:
- the purB gene encoding adenylosuccinate lyase, with protein sequence MSLDQYQNPLNERYASSAMSALWSPRRKFTTWRRCWVALAEAEAELGLPISAAQLEQLRRHVDTVDFDAAERYERKLRHDVMAHVHAYGDDCPEARGVIHWGATSCYVTDNTDLILIRESLGLVRRRLVQVIDRLAQFAAEQRGLACLGFTHFQPAQPTTVGKRACLWAYDLVQDLVEVEHRLEQLRLRGVKGTTGTQASFLELFGGDHAKVRELERRVAAKLGFADAYPVTGQTYSRKVDTQIINTLSGIAQSAHKAATDLRLLQGRKELEEPFEKHQIGSSAMAYKRNPMRAERICALARFVMSLDASAAATAATQWLERTLDDSANRRLTLPQAFLGIDALLLLYANVSDDLVVYPRVIARNLAAELPFMATENVLMAAVARGGDRQDLHERIRQHSLEAGRVVKEHGGENDLIARLQGDAAFAGIDWNQALDPARFVGRAPQQVDEFIAEEIAPIRKRYADDLAAGEDAEIRV
- a CDS encoding transcriptional repressor, whose protein sequence is MTQVIETPHAEPGRFSLGEVHVSLTPLERFQEFLQSRGKRVTQERRTIVEEVFRNHEHFDADNLLELLNRNVPGHRVSRPTVYRTLTQLVEAGLLRKMTLGGRAVYEHDYGYPQHDHLHCQKCDKLIEFSSDEIKPLRDAVAREHNFRVLGHRLIISGICADCSRPARPSRRLDRI
- a CDS encoding EF-hand domain-containing protein, yielding MAFIRTLSAMIVLAWLGAPALADEPGDGAPPQNPPAQPGEDPAALFAEMDTNQDGFVSRDEIPEAKRRLFRRLMTQGDKDGDERLSKDEFVAGLESNRPDRPLPDAQAMRERRRQAGGPPGEGQPGRPDPGQLFTLADANGDGVVTEDELPEERRGMFAMLVQRGDRDGDGAMSRDEFLTAMRELRPGGPPSGDGPPGRPDGPSGDPLGRRLMEALDSDGDHALSSSELAAAGEALKKLDLDGDGAVSEQELHGPPGRPGRPGAGDGPPGIEQLVARIMQTDSDGDGLISESECPPRLQQAFGRLDANGDGGLDETELKNGAQAIARFMQKKGKDAKPPVKKKKKPAGDTSN
- a CDS encoding flagellar biosynthesis anti-sigma factor FlgM encodes the protein MQIYGPSHVHGPQSVSAPHALRNTAPAAPSVSSSPSDELQLSDVGRLVDAVRDLPDIRADRVAAIKAQIANGTYANDHKLDVAVSRLLDEIA
- a CDS encoding acetylxylan esterase → MLAYGSLVPACLAAPPRVLPEGQVPDDRRLQPLVTLNGYFPFAPPESAEAWSKRAVELRRQLLVSQGLWPLPEPTPLRATIHGRVDRPEYTVEKVFFESLPGFFVTGNLYRPKHKTGRRPGVLCPHGHWANGRFYDAGEKQIRQDLVNGAERFELAGRYPLQARCVQLARMGCVVFHYDMIGYADSTQLDHRAGPRESMNSATDWGFFSPQAELRLQSIMGLQTYDSLRALDFLTSLEDVDATRIGVTGASGGGTQTFMLCAIDDRPTAAFPAVMVSTAMQGGCTCENADYLRVRTGNVEIAALTAPRPLGMVAADDWTKEIATKGLPELQKLYAVLGVPDRVMAKPLLHFPHNYNYVSRAVMYSWFNKHLNLGFEDPIVEEDFQPLSIPEMHVWDEAHPKPPAGAAFERMLVRQMAEAADKQLRQSIPRDAESLARYRDVVGGAYHAIVGPLPAPSDVHLEPLGTDAYEGADLHRFLVRNQRNGAALPVIALAAKDWNRERFVFWLSERGKAGLFADDGKPLPAVTRLIAGGSAVVGVDLIGQGEFSADGQPLAVARLVDRQKNGQPGFAGYTFGYNDPLVVQRAHDILTLVASARQVHPEATIDLVAVAGAAPYAALARAISGDQIRRAAIDTEGFRFAALTSIDQPQFLPGAVKYGDLPGLLSLAAPHELWIGGEPQGRDLPEVRAAFEAAGSADQLAAGAGVDAIADWLLR